From Nitratidesulfovibrio vulgaris str. Hildenborough, a single genomic window includes:
- a CDS encoding Fur family transcriptional regulator, translating into MNAREQLDAHGVEATPRRLAVLEGLAAFPHAPTAPELLEEVRKTVHLDKVTLYRTLDLLVEAGIVGRHPGGDGLLRYCLVHEETRPFHAHFYCTRCRRMSCLPATSTIPPRPEGLAEGMTAERVEVRFDGICNHCGDAPSSGSDSQSGSTTPARRPDTHGAPRP; encoded by the coding sequence ATGAACGCCCGTGAACAACTCGATGCCCATGGCGTGGAAGCCACGCCACGCCGCCTTGCCGTCCTCGAGGGACTGGCGGCTTTCCCCCACGCCCCCACGGCCCCTGAACTCCTCGAGGAGGTGCGTAAGACGGTGCACCTCGACAAGGTGACGCTCTACCGCACACTCGACCTGCTGGTCGAAGCGGGCATCGTCGGCCGCCATCCGGGCGGCGACGGTCTGTTGCGCTACTGCCTCGTGCATGAGGAGACGCGCCCCTTCCACGCCCACTTCTACTGTACACGCTGCCGCCGCATGTCGTGTCTGCCTGCCACGTCCACAATCCCGCCCCGCCCCGAGGGACTTGCCGAAGGTATGACCGCAGAGAGGGTCGAAGTCCGCTTCGACGGCATATGCAACCACTGTGGCGACGCTCCCTCTTCCGGTTCGGACAGCCAATCCGGTTCCACCACCCCGGCGCGCCGTCCAGACACGCACGGAGCACCACGCCCCTGA
- a CDS encoding metal ABC transporter permease, translated as MFDALAYDFVRNACAAAVLASIACGIIGTLVVVNRIVFLAGGVAHAAYGGIGIAVHWGLPMLPCTVGFSLAASLGMAHIAYRHAEKADAAIGLLWAAGMAFGIILLDLTPGYRADLMSFLFGSILAVPEGDLLLMLVVDVGLLLIVGLCHQTLLVASFDPEFAEARGLPVKATFLLVVGMTALGVVLLIRIVGLVLVMALLTIPPFIAQRRARSLPRMMLAATLWSLVFCLSGLWLAYRFDLTSGAAIIAAAVVGFSLMMGRDMLLERFGKETP; from the coding sequence ATGTTCGACGCCCTCGCCTACGATTTCGTCCGCAACGCCTGCGCCGCAGCCGTTCTCGCCAGTATAGCCTGCGGCATCATCGGCACGCTTGTCGTGGTCAACCGCATCGTGTTCCTCGCGGGTGGTGTAGCCCACGCCGCCTATGGCGGCATAGGCATCGCCGTCCACTGGGGGCTGCCCATGCTGCCCTGCACGGTGGGCTTCTCACTCGCCGCATCACTGGGCATGGCCCACATCGCCTACCGCCATGCTGAAAAGGCCGATGCCGCCATCGGTCTGTTGTGGGCAGCGGGCATGGCCTTCGGCATCATCCTCCTCGACCTCACTCCGGGATACAGGGCCGACCTCATGAGCTTCCTCTTCGGCAGCATTCTCGCCGTCCCGGAGGGCGACCTTCTGCTCATGCTCGTGGTCGACGTCGGCCTTCTGCTCATCGTCGGTCTGTGCCACCAGACGCTCCTGGTCGCCTCGTTCGACCCCGAGTTCGCAGAGGCACGGGGTCTACCGGTGAAGGCGACCTTCCTCCTCGTGGTGGGTATGACGGCCCTTGGCGTGGTGCTGCTCATCCGCATCGTCGGGCTGGTGCTTGTCATGGCCCTGCTGACCATCCCCCCGTTCATCGCGCAACGCCGTGCCCGGTCGCTGCCACGCATGATGCTTGCCGCAACGCTGTGGAGCCTTGTCTTCTGCCTGTCCGGGCTATGGCTCGCCTACCGCTTCGACCTCACCTCCGGTGCAGCCATCATCGCCGCGGCTGTGGTCGGTTTTTCGCTGATGATGGGCCGGGACATGCTCCTCGAACGCTTCGGAAAGGAGACGCCATGA
- a CDS encoding metal ABC transporter ATP-binding protein, with protein MTDTTPTRSPVIRFDDVSFAYGESRVLEGVTFEVGHGDYLAVLGPNGGGKTTLLKLMLGLLKPRTGRVEMFGGPPAQALSRIGYVPQYTGARLDFPVTVLDAVLMGMAGMHHGLVGRHWIRDRASVDKARTVLQQVGLDGFDDRPFGRLSGGQRQRAVVARALMGDPELLLLDEPTASIDPQGKFCFYEFLGGLHGPRTIVVVSHDLSLASTGFTSVAFVNRSVLVGRGGGLTRDMLQMLYGQHDPTCPMGSFIQSMTSIFPQQPPEA; from the coding sequence ATGACCGACACGACCCCAACCCGCTCACCCGTCATACGTTTCGATGACGTATCGTTCGCCTATGGCGAGTCGCGCGTTCTCGAAGGAGTGACCTTCGAAGTCGGGCACGGCGACTATCTCGCCGTGCTGGGCCCCAACGGCGGGGGCAAGACCACCCTGCTCAAACTCATGCTTGGCCTGCTCAAGCCCCGTACCGGCCGTGTAGAGATGTTCGGCGGCCCGCCAGCGCAGGCGTTATCACGCATCGGCTACGTACCCCAGTACACAGGAGCGAGGCTCGACTTTCCCGTCACAGTGCTCGATGCCGTCCTTATGGGTATGGCGGGGATGCACCACGGGCTTGTCGGCAGACACTGGATTCGCGACCGGGCATCCGTGGACAAGGCCCGTACTGTCCTGCAGCAGGTCGGCCTCGATGGCTTCGACGACAGACCCTTCGGCAGGCTTTCCGGAGGGCAGCGACAACGGGCAGTGGTAGCCCGCGCACTCATGGGCGACCCGGAACTTCTGCTGCTTGACGAACCAACGGCCTCCATCGACCCGCAGGGCAAGTTCTGCTTCTATGAGTTCCTCGGGGGGCTGCACGGCCCGCGCACCATCGTGGTGGTCAGCCACGACCTCAGCCTTGCCAGCACGGGCTTCACCTCTGTGGCGTTCGTGAACCGTTCCGTACTCGTCGGCAGGGGCGGCGGTCTCACGCGCGACATGCTTCAGATGCTCTACGGGCAACATGACCCGACATGCCCCATGGGCTCGTTCATCCAGTCCATGACCTCCATCTTCCCCCAACAGCCCCCGGAAGCCTGA
- a CDS encoding metal ABC transporter solute-binding protein, Zn/Mn family: MKTLQRMNATKPAAAHSSAHALGVLAVLALALCLTMVTPVIVSAADAPLQISVSIPPQKYFVERIGGDLVRTTVMVPPGADPHTYEPKPSQLRGLSGSRIYFSIGAPFEDAWLARIVAAAGPSLSVVPMHKGVTLLPAAAPLHSDEAEHAEGKEHHEDHHAHADGHGHDHGTTDPHVWLSPMLVRHMSLAIRDALAKADPAHAATYRANYDRFAADIDAMDKKFADLFAALPQDRRRFLVFHPSWNYFAHNYGLTELSIEVEGREPSPRQLRAIIDLARRERITTIFVQPQFSRRAAQTIATEIGARLVDADPLAEDWAANLERTAKALAQATGR; the protein is encoded by the coding sequence ATGAAGACCCTTCAGCGCATGAACGCCACGAAGCCCGCAGCAGCCCACTCCTCTGCCCATGCTCTCGGAGTGCTCGCCGTGCTTGCCCTCGCACTATGCCTCACCATGGTGACGCCGGTCATCGTCAGTGCCGCAGATGCCCCATTGCAAATCAGTGTCAGCATCCCGCCGCAGAAGTACTTCGTCGAGCGTATCGGCGGCGACCTTGTCAGGACCACCGTCATGGTCCCGCCCGGTGCGGACCCGCACACCTACGAACCCAAGCCCAGCCAGTTGCGCGGCCTTTCGGGTTCGCGCATCTACTTCTCCATAGGGGCGCCCTTCGAAGACGCATGGCTGGCGCGTATCGTGGCCGCAGCCGGGCCCTCACTCTCCGTCGTTCCCATGCACAAGGGGGTGACCCTGCTTCCCGCCGCGGCACCGCTTCACAGCGATGAGGCCGAACACGCAGAGGGCAAAGAGCATCATGAGGACCACCATGCCCACGCCGACGGGCATGGACACGACCACGGTACGACCGACCCGCATGTCTGGCTGTCGCCCATGCTGGTGCGCCACATGTCGCTTGCCATCCGTGACGCGCTCGCCAAGGCCGACCCTGCCCATGCCGCCACCTATCGCGCCAACTACGACCGGTTCGCCGCCGACATCGACGCCATGGACAAGAAGTTCGCCGACCTGTTCGCAGCCCTGCCCCAGGACAGGCGGCGCTTTCTCGTCTTCCACCCCTCATGGAACTACTTCGCACACAACTACGGTCTCACCGAACTGAGCATCGAGGTCGAAGGGCGCGAACCCTCGCCCCGGCAGTTGCGTGCCATCATCGACCTCGCCCGGCGCGAGCGCATCACGACCATCTTCGTGCAGCCGCAGTTCTCACGCCGTGCAGCCCAGACCATCGCCACCGAAATCGGTGCCCGCCTCGTGGATGCCGACCCCCTCGCCGAAGACTGGGCCGCCAACCTCGAACGCACCGCAAAGGCACTGGCGCAGGCGACGGGGCGTTGA
- the ispG gene encoding flavodoxin-dependent (E)-4-hydroxy-3-methylbut-2-enyl-diphosphate synthase, producing the protein MTIQRKQTREVRIGKVRIGGANPVVVQSMTNTDTRDVEQTVEQIRQLQEAGCEIVRLAVLNEDAAWAIKPIRSQVSVPLVADIHFDHRLAVSALEAGVDALRINPGNIGTRAAVDRVVDAAKAHNAVIRIGVNSGSLETDLIDQYGGPTPEAMVESAFRHIRMLEDRNFGDIKVSLKSSSVSRCIEAYTLLSAKCDYPLHIGVTEAGTVLRGSIKSAVGLGVLLWQGIGDTLRVSLTSDPVAEMAVAWEILRSLGLRSRGPEIIACPTCGRCEIGLIALAEEVERRLEGETESFKVAVMGCVVNGPGEAREADLGIAGGRDKGIIFRKGEIVRTVKGGSNLLAAFMEELDTFLAHRRAERKDD; encoded by the coding sequence ATGACCATCCAACGCAAGCAGACCCGCGAGGTGCGCATAGGCAAGGTGCGTATCGGCGGTGCCAATCCCGTTGTCGTGCAGAGCATGACCAACACCGACACGCGGGACGTCGAGCAGACTGTCGAGCAGATACGCCAATTGCAGGAAGCCGGCTGCGAGATCGTACGTCTCGCCGTCCTCAACGAGGACGCGGCATGGGCCATCAAGCCCATCCGGTCGCAGGTTTCCGTACCGCTGGTCGCTGACATCCATTTCGACCACAGGCTCGCCGTCTCCGCCCTCGAGGCGGGAGTGGACGCCCTGCGCATCAACCCCGGCAACATCGGAACGAGGGCTGCGGTCGACCGCGTGGTGGACGCCGCCAAGGCCCATAACGCCGTCATCCGCATCGGCGTGAACTCGGGCTCGCTGGAGACCGACCTCATCGACCAGTATGGCGGGCCCACTCCCGAAGCCATGGTGGAGAGTGCGTTCCGTCACATCAGGATGCTCGAGGATCGCAATTTCGGCGACATCAAAGTCTCGCTCAAATCCTCGTCCGTGTCGCGTTGTATCGAAGCGTATACGCTGCTTTCCGCGAAGTGCGACTACCCGCTGCATATCGGCGTCACTGAAGCCGGTACGGTGCTGCGTGGTTCCATCAAGTCTGCTGTCGGGCTCGGTGTCCTGCTGTGGCAGGGCATCGGCGATACCCTGCGGGTGTCGCTCACCAGCGACCCCGTGGCCGAGATGGCGGTGGCGTGGGAGATACTCCGCTCACTCGGGTTGCGCTCGCGGGGGCCTGAGATCATCGCCTGTCCCACCTGTGGTCGCTGTGAGATAGGACTCATCGCCCTCGCGGAAGAGGTCGAGCGACGTCTCGAAGGCGAGACGGAGAGCTTCAAGGTGGCGGTGATGGGGTGTGTGGTCAATGGCCCCGGAGAGGCGCGCGAGGCCGACCTCGGCATCGCGGGCGGGCGCGACAAGGGCATCATCTTCCGCAAGGGTGAGATTGTGCGCACCGTCAAGGGCGGCTCGAACCTGCTTGCCGCCTTCATGGAAGAACTCGACACTTTTCTGGCCCACCGCAGGGCCGAACGTAAGGATGACTGA
- a CDS encoding proline--tRNA ligase → MRWSRCYIPTLKEAPSDAEVVSHKLLVRAGMIRKLTSGIYTFMPMGLRALNKVAAIVREEMNRAGAQEVLMPMVQPADLWQETGRWEFYGKELLRFRDRNDRDYCLGPTHEEVITDLVRGEVRSYRQLPINLYQIQTKFRDEIRPRFGLMRGREFVMKDAYSFDRDQSGCDESYKAMYAAYQRIFSRLGLRFRAVEADSGSIGGSFSHEFMVLADTGEDTLAVCTACEYAANVERAEVTGTPCTRPAAAALAEVPTPGAHTIEEVSAFLGVPADMLVKTLLFVADGEPVAALVRGDRELNEVKLKNLLGADSLELATPEQVEAWTGAPVGFAGPVGLHGVKRVFADTELKGDAGWIVGANKADTHLREVSLTRDAAIEAYADLRMITASDPCPRCGGAVELPKGIEVGHVFKLGLKYSKSMNATFLDENGKEQVMVMGCYGIGVSRVVASCIEQNNDGDGIVFPPPIAPYEVALLLLDPKNEEAAAKAAEIESFLEAEGHDVLLDDRDERPGVKFKDADLIGSPYQLVLGGKGLARGVVEAKNRRSGEKTELPVEGFAEAFRDWRAGVLKGWGL, encoded by the coding sequence ATGCGCTGGAGCAGATGTTACATACCCACCCTCAAGGAAGCCCCCTCCGACGCGGAGGTTGTGAGCCACAAACTGCTGGTGCGCGCGGGCATGATCCGCAAGCTCACCTCGGGCATCTACACCTTCATGCCGATGGGCCTTCGGGCTCTCAACAAGGTGGCCGCCATCGTCCGCGAAGAGATGAACAGGGCAGGGGCGCAGGAAGTGCTCATGCCCATGGTGCAGCCTGCCGACCTGTGGCAGGAGACGGGGCGCTGGGAGTTCTACGGCAAGGAGCTTCTGCGCTTCCGCGACCGTAACGACCGCGACTACTGCCTCGGCCCCACGCATGAGGAGGTCATCACCGACCTCGTGCGCGGCGAGGTGCGCTCGTATCGCCAGTTGCCCATCAACCTGTACCAGATTCAGACCAAGTTCCGCGACGAGATTCGTCCGCGCTTCGGTCTCATGCGCGGTCGTGAGTTCGTCATGAAGGACGCCTACTCCTTCGACCGCGACCAGTCCGGGTGCGACGAAAGCTACAAGGCCATGTATGCGGCCTACCAGCGCATCTTCAGCAGACTCGGTCTGCGTTTCCGTGCCGTCGAGGCCGACTCCGGTTCCATCGGCGGCAGCTTCTCCCATGAGTTCATGGTACTCGCCGATACGGGCGAAGACACGCTCGCCGTGTGCACGGCGTGCGAATACGCCGCCAACGTGGAGCGTGCCGAAGTGACGGGCACACCCTGCACTCGTCCCGCCGCCGCAGCGCTCGCAGAAGTGCCCACCCCCGGTGCCCATACCATCGAAGAGGTGTCCGCCTTCCTCGGCGTGCCCGCCGACATGCTGGTGAAGACGCTGCTCTTCGTGGCAGATGGCGAGCCCGTGGCTGCTCTCGTGCGTGGCGACCGCGAACTCAACGAGGTCAAGCTCAAGAACCTTCTGGGTGCGGATTCGCTCGAACTCGCCACGCCCGAACAGGTCGAGGCATGGACGGGCGCTCCCGTCGGCTTTGCCGGGCCCGTGGGCCTGCATGGCGTCAAGCGCGTCTTCGCAGACACCGAACTGAAGGGTGACGCGGGCTGGATCGTCGGTGCCAACAAGGCCGATACGCATCTTCGTGAGGTGAGCCTCACCCGCGACGCCGCCATCGAAGCCTACGCAGACCTGCGCATGATCACCGCTTCCGACCCCTGCCCGCGTTGCGGCGGGGCCGTCGAACTGCCCAAGGGCATCGAAGTGGGCCATGTGTTCAAGCTGGGCCTCAAGTACAGCAAGTCCATGAATGCCACCTTCCTCGACGAGAACGGCAAGGAGCAGGTCATGGTGATGGGCTGCTACGGCATCGGCGTCTCCCGCGTGGTGGCGTCGTGCATCGAGCAGAACAACGACGGCGACGGCATCGTCTTTCCGCCGCCCATCGCCCCCTACGAGGTCGCCCTGTTGCTGCTCGACCCCAAGAACGAAGAGGCGGCGGCCAAGGCTGCCGAGATCGAATCGTTCCTCGAAGCCGAAGGGCACGACGTGCTGCTCGACGACCGTGACGAACGCCCCGGCGTCAAGTTCAAGGACGCCGACCTCATAGGCTCACCCTACCAGCTTGTGCTGGGTGGCAAGGGGCTTGCCCGCGGCGTGGTCGAGGCCAAGAACCGTCGTTCCGGCGAAAAGACCGAACTCCCTGTCGAGGGCTTCGCCGAAGCGTTCCGTGACTGGCGCGCCGGCGTGCTCAAGGGCTGGGGACTCTAG
- the xseA gene encoding exodeoxyribonuclease VII large subunit, translating to MSRVFTVRELTRAIRDAIEGGFPYVWVQGQVSNLSRPSSGHLYFTLKDEEAALNCVWFRGSQRDAETFDPLTGEVFEDGPRPGLSRTVRNGQELLCAGRLTVYAPRGGYQLVVEMAQDAGLGRLHLAFEELKRRLSAKGYFAVERKRPLPRSPRRVAVVTAPRGAAIHDFLRIAGERGVGCEIRIHPVPVQGAEAPPRIAAAIAEAGRLGCAEVIVVIRGGGSLEDLWAFNDEAVADAIYASPVPVLAGVGHEVDFTMADMTADVRAATPSHAAQLLWRERREFVQGLDELEMRLSRAFDRAFTTGEGRLAALERALGWLSPVRALDRYDERFAESASRLARAWEAGSRLRSQRVEQLVAALRHSFGPEALEKRQARLQTLHASLIHAGQTQLNTVERRVENLGVRLAALDPEAPLQRGYSLVRGPDGRFLKSIREAAPGQRLDIVLHDGEVGTVVTSVRERDDV from the coding sequence ATGAGCAGGGTATTCACGGTGCGGGAACTCACCCGCGCCATCCGCGACGCCATAGAGGGCGGTTTTCCCTATGTATGGGTGCAGGGACAGGTCTCCAACCTTTCCCGCCCGTCATCGGGCCATCTGTATTTCACGCTCAAGGATGAAGAGGCGGCCCTCAACTGCGTCTGGTTCCGTGGTAGCCAGCGCGATGCCGAGACCTTCGACCCGCTCACGGGCGAAGTGTTCGAGGACGGGCCGCGCCCCGGACTTTCGCGTACGGTCCGCAACGGGCAGGAACTGCTCTGTGCGGGCAGGCTCACGGTGTATGCCCCTCGCGGGGGCTACCAGCTTGTGGTCGAGATGGCGCAGGACGCAGGACTCGGCAGGCTGCACCTTGCCTTCGAGGAACTCAAGCGTCGCCTTTCGGCCAAGGGCTATTTCGCCGTCGAACGCAAGCGCCCCCTGCCGCGCAGCCCGCGTCGTGTCGCGGTGGTGACCGCACCGCGCGGGGCCGCCATCCACGACTTCCTGCGCATCGCCGGAGAGCGTGGGGTCGGCTGCGAGATACGCATCCACCCCGTCCCGGTACAGGGTGCCGAAGCACCACCACGGATAGCCGCCGCCATCGCCGAGGCGGGGCGGCTTGGCTGTGCCGAGGTCATCGTCGTCATACGTGGCGGCGGTTCCCTTGAGGATTTGTGGGCCTTCAACGACGAGGCCGTGGCCGACGCCATCTACGCATCGCCCGTTCCCGTGCTTGCCGGGGTGGGGCACGAGGTCGATTTCACCATGGCGGACATGACCGCCGACGTACGTGCGGCGACGCCTTCCCATGCTGCACAGCTGTTGTGGCGTGAACGCCGCGAGTTCGTGCAGGGACTGGATGAACTGGAGATGCGCCTCTCGCGTGCGTTCGACCGTGCCTTCACGACCGGAGAGGGCCGCCTCGCGGCCTTGGAGCGCGCCCTTGGCTGGCTTTCCCCTGTACGCGCTCTCGACCGGTACGATGAGCGCTTCGCGGAGTCCGCTTCGCGACTGGCACGTGCGTGGGAAGCGGGTTCCCGTCTGCGCTCGCAGCGTGTAGAGCAACTTGTCGCCGCTCTTCGGCACAGCTTCGGACCGGAGGCTCTTGAAAAACGGCAAGCGCGGTTGCAGACTTTACACGCCAGCCTCATCCATGCCGGTCAGACGCAGTTGAACACCGTTGAGCGGCGGGTAGAGAATCTGGGAGTGCGCCTTGCAGCGCTCGACCCCGAAGCCCCGTTGCAGCGCGGGTATAGTCTTGTTCGCGGCCCCGATGGGCGTTTTTTGAAGAGCATACGTGAAGCAGCCCCCGGTCAGAGACTGGACATCGTGCTTCATGATGGCGAGGTGGGTACTGTCGTTACGTCGGTCAGGGAGCGCGATGATGTATAG
- a CDS encoding M23 family metallopeptidase, producing the protein MMYSLLSGVPRLFMSAGRYRPCGFRRAAYAALVFVVCCCLAATSQRVRAADALTVSLPDAVGDGTAVHVVVTSASPVKDFIFTWGKGTFVVPAFVEASVWKAQLLLPVALDAAPGVRSFSVRRGDEAESWAVRRQVQVQRVEYPVQKLTVAGRYVNLPKATLARHEAERQRVREILGRFTPEVHWRLPFKRPVPGEVSSDFGLRREFNGERRAPHRGLDLRGGEGDSVRACAAGRVMLAEEHYFSGNVVYIDHGLGVVSSYMHLSAFSVRPGDMVSAGDEVGKVGKTGRVTGPHLHFGLAVLGESIAPLPLLEGGVY; encoded by the coding sequence ATGATGTATAGCCTGCTTTCAGGGGTGCCGCGCCTCTTCATGTCTGCCGGGCGATACCGGCCTTGCGGCTTTCGCAGGGCGGCATACGCTGCGCTGGTGTTCGTCGTGTGTTGTTGCCTAGCCGCCACGTCCCAGCGGGTACGCGCTGCCGATGCGCTGACGGTGTCGCTTCCCGATGCGGTCGGCGATGGAACCGCCGTGCATGTCGTCGTCACAAGTGCAAGCCCGGTGAAGGACTTCATCTTCACATGGGGGAAGGGGACGTTCGTGGTTCCCGCATTTGTGGAGGCATCCGTATGGAAGGCGCAGCTGTTGCTTCCCGTGGCGCTTGACGCCGCCCCCGGTGTGCGTTCGTTCTCCGTCCGTCGAGGTGACGAGGCCGAAAGCTGGGCCGTGCGTCGTCAGGTGCAGGTGCAGCGTGTCGAGTACCCGGTGCAGAAGTTGACTGTTGCCGGGCGGTACGTGAACCTTCCGAAGGCGACACTGGCACGCCATGAAGCCGAACGCCAGCGGGTGCGCGAGATTCTGGGGCGGTTCACGCCCGAGGTGCACTGGCGTCTGCCTTTCAAGCGTCCGGTACCCGGCGAGGTCTCCAGCGACTTCGGGTTACGTCGCGAGTTCAACGGTGAGCGTCGTGCGCCGCATCGAGGTCTCGACCTGCGCGGAGGCGAGGGCGACAGCGTTCGTGCGTGCGCCGCAGGGCGTGTCATGCTTGCCGAAGAGCATTATTTTTCCGGTAACGTGGTCTACATCGACCATGGTCTCGGCGTGGTGAGCAGCTATATGCATCTTTCCGCCTTCTCGGTTCGTCCCGGTGACATGGTCTCCGCCGGGGACGAGGTGGGCAAGGTGGGCAAGACGGGCCGCGTGACAGGGCCGCATCTGCATTTCGGTCTCGCCGTACTCGGTGAGAGCATCGCCCCCTTACCGCTGCTTGAAGGCGGCGTATACTAG
- a CDS encoding exodeoxyribonuclease VII small subunit, giving the protein MAGRKKAADFEQQLARLQEIVDALEGGDLPLEKSVALYKEGLGLARASREQLAKARNEIRLFTEGEVRDFDPEEGDDGDDR; this is encoded by the coding sequence GTGGCAGGACGCAAGAAGGCGGCGGATTTCGAGCAGCAGCTCGCCCGCCTGCAAGAGATAGTGGATGCCCTTGAAGGCGGTGACCTGCCGCTGGAGAAGAGCGTCGCCCTCTACAAGGAAGGACTTGGGCTCGCCCGCGCTTCTCGAGAGCAGCTGGCGAAAGCCCGTAACGAGATACGCCTGTTCACCGAGGGCGAAGTCAGGGATTTCGATCCGGAGGAAGGGGACGATGGCGACGACCGCTGA
- a CDS encoding polyprenyl synthetase family protein yields MATTADLKARLRMQAARVEGYLATCLAGRGIPPRLQSAMEYSLLAGGKRLRPVLCLSTAGMTGLDPMSVMPFAAAIELIHTYSLIHDDLPAMDDDDLRRGRPSNHRQFDEATAILAGDGLLTDAFDLMASVGGGIPAGHVLAALREVSSAAGSSGMVGGQALDMDYTGRDDIDLAALRTMHAMKTGALIRCSCVAGALLGGAPASAVEQVAGYGAAIGAAFQIVDDILDETGDEAQLGKPVGSDVEQGKVTYPSLLGIERSRALAQEQADIAVTCLADFEGEDADFLRALAQYIVDRVS; encoded by the coding sequence ATGGCGACGACCGCTGACCTCAAGGCCCGTCTGCGGATGCAGGCGGCGCGCGTCGAAGGCTACCTTGCCACTTGCCTTGCAGGGCGGGGTATTCCCCCTCGTCTGCAAAGTGCCATGGAATACAGCCTTCTAGCGGGTGGCAAACGCCTTCGGCCTGTGCTCTGCCTCTCGACGGCTGGCATGACCGGGCTCGACCCCATGTCGGTGATGCCGTTCGCTGCAGCCATCGAGCTCATCCACACCTATTCGCTCATCCATGACGACCTGCCTGCCATGGACGATGACGACCTGCGCAGAGGTCGTCCCTCCAACCATCGCCAGTTCGATGAGGCGACCGCCATCCTCGCTGGTGACGGCCTGCTGACCGATGCCTTCGACCTCATGGCTTCGGTGGGCGGGGGCATCCCCGCGGGGCACGTGCTCGCAGCCTTGCGCGAAGTGTCGTCTGCCGCAGGGTCGTCCGGCATGGTTGGCGGGCAGGCTCTCGACATGGACTATACCGGTCGGGATGACATCGACCTAGCCGCCTTGCGTACCATGCACGCCATGAAGACCGGGGCTCTCATCCGCTGTTCGTGCGTCGCGGGTGCGCTGCTCGGTGGCGCACCGGCTTCCGCCGTAGAGCAGGTCGCGGGGTATGGTGCCGCCATCGGCGCGGCGTTCCAGATCGTCGACGACATCCTCGACGAGACGGGCGACGAGGCGCAACTCGGCAAGCCCGTGGGCAGCGACGTGGAGCAGGGCAAGGTGACCTATCCTTCGCTGCTCGGCATCGAACGCAGCCGGGCCCTGGCGCAGGAACAGGCAGACATTGCCGTGACGTGTCTCGCAGATTTCGAGGGCGAGGATGCAGACTTCCTTCGCGCTCTCGCCCAGTATATTGTTGATCGCGTCTCTTGA